A portion of the Sphingobacterium spiritivorum genome contains these proteins:
- a CDS encoding alkaline phosphatase family protein codes for MKSNRITNFLLMSMLLVAGLTSCKKYYDPPLVFEKEVVTPFVKERKVLMIVVDGLSGIELKKDVPTNIKALLPNSKYSFNALADANTGDASTWTTIVSGVGHNKHGIEGDDFDEEFDEDDPHGTNNPQSGTGFVTFFQRILESGKTMKSYAVTPNALISKNLFGLADGNVLVGSDAAAKDSILSKLGRNETDLGVAVVNFRGVNEAGVKSSFSMSSAMYKEAVTVADGYIGEILSGLKKRKDYAKEDWLVIITSNHGGSGNTYGGASLEERKVPVIYYSPDIVGKEFEIPDLKNSLTVNAINAFNPTILNANAGQFNVGNAGDYTIMCKVKVITKSGTNSVIVGKTTHAYSATRGWHLMIASSENKFRAILGDGTLYFVYSPKTFVIGQWHTIAIKVYTENGKRYGKVYQDGEPGAAVDVTGKNITGTGDFFVGPGKSGVAYGASSNLVNNLAYYNVNLPDQYIKDFACKQELDATDTYWNQLLGYWPMGEGSGSVLKNRKDDTGKTDFLFPGSPFAWNLAQSWSCSTEENPNIYLTYDKDLMSNILYWLKIPIVASWNLEGTPWLQKYETEFIK; via the coding sequence ATGAAAAGTAATAGAATAACAAATTTCCTGTTGATGTCGATGCTTTTGGTAGCAGGTCTGACATCCTGTAAGAAGTATTATGATCCTCCTTTAGTATTTGAGAAGGAAGTTGTCACACCGTTCGTGAAAGAAAGAAAAGTCTTGATGATTGTCGTTGACGGATTGTCCGGTATTGAACTGAAAAAGGATGTTCCGACAAATATTAAAGCTTTATTGCCGAACAGCAAATATTCCTTTAATGCACTGGCAGATGCCAATACCGGTGATGCTTCTACCTGGACGACTATTGTGAGTGGAGTAGGGCATAATAAGCATGGTATCGAGGGTGATGATTTTGATGAGGAATTTGACGAAGATGATCCGCATGGTACAAACAACCCTCAGAGCGGAACAGGTTTCGTTACGTTTTTTCAGCGTATACTGGAATCCGGCAAAACAATGAAATCTTATGCTGTAACTCCTAATGCTTTAATTTCAAAAAACCTCTTTGGATTAGCTGATGGCAATGTATTAGTCGGTTCGGATGCAGCAGCTAAGGATAGTATTCTGTCCAAACTCGGACGTAATGAAACAGATTTGGGCGTGGCTGTTGTCAATTTTAGAGGTGTAAATGAAGCAGGTGTTAAGAGCTCTTTTTCAATGTCAAGTGCTATGTATAAAGAGGCCGTGACGGTAGCTGACGGATACATTGGTGAGATTTTGTCAGGTCTTAAAAAGCGTAAAGATTATGCAAAAGAAGACTGGCTGGTCATTATCACTTCTAATCATGGTGGTAGCGGTAATACTTATGGCGGTGCATCTCTGGAAGAACGTAAAGTGCCTGTTATCTACTATTCACCGGATATTGTAGGGAAAGAATTCGAAATTCCTGATCTTAAAAACTCCCTGACTGTAAATGCTATTAATGCATTCAATCCGACGATCCTAAATGCAAATGCAGGTCAGTTCAACGTAGGGAATGCAGGCGATTATACCATTATGTGTAAGGTTAAAGTAATTACAAAATCCGGAACCAACTCCGTTATTGTAGGTAAGACCACACATGCTTACAGTGCGACCAGAGGCTGGCATCTGATGATTGCCTCGTCAGAGAATAAATTCAGAGCCATACTGGGAGACGGTACATTATATTTTGTCTATTCTCCGAAAACATTTGTAATCGGACAGTGGCATACCATAGCCATTAAAGTGTATACGGAAAATGGTAAAAGATATGGTAAGGTGTATCAGGATGGTGAACCGGGAGCGGCTGTAGATGTGACAGGTAAAAACATTACAGGTACGGGTGACTTTTTCGTTGGGCCGGGTAAAAGTGGAGTAGCATATGGTGCTTCCAGTAATCTTGTGAATAATCTTGCATATTATAATGTAAATCTTCCGGATCAGTATATCAAGGATTTTGCATGTAAGCAGGAACTGGATGCTACAGACACCTATTGGAATCAATTGCTTGGATACTGGCCGATGGGAGAAGGATCTGGAAGTGTACTTAAAAACAGAAAAGACGATACCGGGAAAACCGACTTTTTGTTTCCGGGATCACCTTTCGCCTGGAACCTCGCACAATCCTGGTCTTGCAGTACGGAAGAAAACCCGAATATATACCTTACTTATGATAAAGATCTGATGAGTAATATCCTGTACTGGCTGAAAATACCAATCGTAGCTTCCTGGAATCTGGAAGGAACTCCATGGCTGCAAAAGTATGAAACAGAGTTTATTAAATAA
- a CDS encoding Ig-like domain-containing protein: MNRVRWRACFLLVFLSFLASAFADGSKDLYPAGVQGNRAFMMSKGENGQATTSFPFPTPGTHFVYVRMGETIAAASSAQNIYEGRIRVTSPSGKTYTSTADNTGRIMDKGQGTRRAELDGPDVGYTPYKVAVDEEGVWKVEFFSPLGANNDMDNGSLLPDVAASVDWEQPDGMYIAAWDVSVRNIENTAWLPGRVYTNVLNLYINSGRLSNADGAFYGKNYVMTDDGYVYRVDGNGSNGIAFTSFVNNKGFPGANGQSVYKSLNYVPAAGSSDVIDPRAADVNGKVTHKMMYTLPDMSMPAEAPAAVPGKKTWLVRHRITAQVSDINVTGVEGNADHVSSKGAWVQFKTNLAGNYKITISSIDSDHSFPDAQFIFTAKQGINNAYWNGRDLSGNLVPAGDKYPVKIKVELLGGEVHFPYIDMEINPQGIILELLSEDLQTVESDIVYWDDSNVSEGMPSENSDPRVNLEGISSRINGHRWGTYSNATVNRNNNQNYGNFSFGNEKAMDTWAYALNIAEIKTQDITVKVADLEVVSVETSSNQVELGENFTYVVTVRNNGPSAVDKAPFHFTLPEGVIIQQVNPVSGAGTISGSLFNNNHYAAYFTLADKEEIVLSFTVRADIVPDATYGYIPVKATIMRKPDMTDPDATSTDILKLLPNTAEEECANNGKGGACNNILINNQVFLLEPLNERGKLALLKTAVFMDENKDSYMQVGETIQYTLQVENVGYVPVKDIKIQDPLIRSAEIMLAPAVLAAGAKSSVTLSYTITQEDFEKGVITNTANVSGKNPRGFDVKDISGSTVDDDEPTVTLIDRIPEVYLRKRITNKGSGIGGLFVEGDQLEYTFTVWNKSRFAIYDLQLEDPMLFTTATSVSSVALGANDSVQYVARYQLLPADFDKGKVSNSALLFAKESKKGRVVKDISGTEYNNDSATEIIIAKRPVAVSDSYTLKQNRKLQMEVLKNDIFERTHVNVSSFRITTAPEYGTISIEKDGTISYVPQHNYFGPDEFYYVFSDGNKLESYPGKVNLEVVKTVPVAISDTVNVRYNTTMIIPVLKNDKPEEYAPLDPMSIQIVSLPQYGKVVVNNGKVSYTPQLNFTGKDQFGYQVLDANGNWTNIATVDIMTYGFFVPNVFTPNGDGKNDEFEVVGTGYYDRIEVQIYNRYGKIVYENDNYKNDWNAEGCLDQTYFYTVTAHKSGEESKRKTGYVLIARRLAP, encoded by the coding sequence ATGAATAGAGTAAGATGGAGGGCTTGCTTTCTATTGGTATTCCTGAGTTTTTTAGCCTCTGCGTTCGCTGATGGTTCGAAAGATCTGTATCCTGCAGGGGTACAGGGTAACCGGGCTTTTATGATGTCCAAAGGAGAAAATGGCCAGGCCACTACCAGCTTCCCGTTTCCGACACCTGGTACTCATTTTGTCTATGTCCGTATGGGAGAGACTATCGCCGCCGCTTCAAGTGCTCAAAATATATATGAAGGACGAATCCGTGTTACCAGTCCATCTGGTAAAACTTATACTTCTACAGCAGATAATACAGGCAGAATTATGGATAAGGGACAGGGAACCCGGAGGGCAGAACTGGACGGACCTGATGTTGGCTATACTCCTTATAAAGTAGCTGTAGATGAAGAAGGCGTTTGGAAAGTAGAGTTCTTTTCACCTTTAGGAGCAAATAATGATATGGATAATGGCAGTCTGCTACCTGATGTTGCCGCAAGTGTGGATTGGGAACAACCAGACGGAATGTATATAGCAGCCTGGGATGTATCTGTCAGAAATATCGAAAATACAGCCTGGTTACCGGGTAGAGTCTATACCAATGTCCTCAATCTGTATATTAATAGTGGCAGACTTTCAAATGCTGATGGAGCATTCTATGGCAAAAATTATGTCATGACGGATGATGGATACGTTTACAGGGTCGATGGTAACGGTAGTAATGGGATAGCCTTTACTTCATTTGTCAATAATAAGGGGTTTCCCGGAGCAAATGGACAGTCTGTGTATAAGAGTTTGAATTATGTGCCAGCAGCAGGTTCTTCCGATGTAATTGATCCACGGGCTGCAGATGTTAATGGTAAGGTCACACATAAGATGATGTATACATTGCCGGATATGAGTATGCCTGCAGAGGCTCCTGCTGCTGTTCCGGGTAAGAAAACATGGCTGGTCCGTCATCGTATAACTGCTCAGGTAAGTGATATAAATGTAACGGGTGTCGAAGGAAATGCAGATCATGTAAGTAGCAAAGGAGCATGGGTGCAATTCAAGACAAATCTGGCCGGCAATTATAAAATCACGATTTCAAGTATTGATAGTGATCATTCCTTTCCTGATGCACAATTTATATTTACGGCAAAACAGGGAATAAATAATGCGTACTGGAATGGGCGTGACCTGAGTGGTAACCTTGTTCCTGCAGGAGATAAATACCCTGTAAAAATCAAAGTCGAACTGCTGGGCGGAGAAGTGCATTTTCCTTATATCGATATGGAGATCAATCCCCAGGGAATTATCCTTGAATTGCTTTCTGAGGATTTACAAACAGTCGAATCTGATATTGTGTATTGGGACGACAGCAATGTCAGTGAAGGAATGCCTTCTGAAAACAGTGACCCGAGAGTGAATCTGGAAGGGATTAGCAGCCGTATCAACGGACATCGTTGGGGAACATATTCGAATGCAACTGTCAACCGGAATAATAATCAGAATTACGGTAATTTCAGCTTTGGAAATGAGAAAGCTATGGATACCTGGGCATATGCACTGAATATTGCTGAAATCAAAACTCAGGATATAACCGTGAAAGTAGCCGATCTGGAAGTTGTATCTGTAGAGACCAGCAGCAATCAGGTAGAATTGGGAGAGAACTTTACATATGTAGTTACTGTGAGAAATAACGGTCCTTCTGCGGTTGACAAAGCTCCGTTTCACTTTACATTGCCGGAAGGGGTAATTATACAGCAGGTAAATCCGGTTTCGGGAGCAGGCACTATATCCGGATCTCTGTTTAATAATAACCATTATGCAGCTTATTTCACCTTAGCAGATAAGGAAGAAATTGTTCTGTCTTTTACTGTACGGGCAGATATTGTTCCGGATGCGACTTATGGATATATTCCGGTCAAAGCTACTATTATGCGTAAGCCGGATATGACAGATCCTGATGCAACTTCTACAGACATTTTAAAGCTATTGCCAAATACTGCAGAAGAAGAGTGCGCCAATAATGGAAAAGGGGGAGCTTGTAATAATATTCTGATCAACAATCAGGTGTTTTTATTAGAGCCATTAAACGAAAGAGGGAAATTGGCACTGCTGAAAACAGCGGTTTTCATGGACGAAAATAAAGACTCCTATATGCAGGTCGGTGAAACGATACAATACACACTGCAGGTAGAGAATGTCGGATATGTACCTGTCAAAGATATTAAAATACAGGATCCACTTATCAGATCTGCTGAGATTATGCTGGCGCCAGCTGTGCTGGCAGCAGGAGCGAAGAGTAGTGTCACGCTTTCGTATACGATCACACAGGAGGATTTTGAAAAGGGGGTGATTACAAACACGGCTAATGTTAGTGGAAAAAACCCAAGAGGATTTGATGTAAAGGATATCTCTGGTTCTACTGTTGATGATGACGAACCTACAGTGACACTCATAGACCGTATTCCGGAAGTATATTTGCGTAAACGAATCACAAATAAAGGTTCAGGAATCGGAGGATTATTCGTTGAAGGGGATCAGCTGGAGTACACTTTTACAGTGTGGAATAAAAGCAGATTCGCAATCTACGATCTGCAGCTGGAAGACCCTATGTTGTTTACGACAGCAACCTCGGTTTCCTCAGTTGCTCTGGGGGCTAACGATTCTGTGCAATACGTTGCCCGGTATCAGTTGCTCCCTGCAGATTTTGATAAAGGAAAAGTCAGTAACTCAGCATTGTTGTTTGCAAAAGAAAGTAAGAAAGGACGTGTTGTAAAAGATATCTCAGGGACTGAATACAACAATGACAGTGCTACTGAAATCATTATAGCGAAAAGACCTGTGGCAGTGTCGGATTCTTATACACTAAAACAGAACCGAAAATTACAAATGGAAGTTCTGAAAAATGATATTTTCGAGCGTACACATGTAAATGTGAGTTCATTCCGGATTACTACCGCTCCTGAATATGGTACAATCAGCATCGAAAAAGACGGTACAATCAGCTATGTGCCACAGCATAATTATTTTGGTCCGGATGAGTTTTATTATGTTTTCAGTGATGGGAACAAATTAGAATCTTATCCCGGAAAAGTAAATTTAGAAGTGGTAAAAACAGTTCCTGTCGCAATATCGGATACCGTTAATGTGCGCTATAATACAACCATGATTATTCCTGTGCTTAAAAATGATAAACCTGAGGAATATGCTCCATTGGATCCCATGTCTATTCAGATTGTATCGTTGCCACAATATGGTAAAGTAGTCGTGAATAACGGAAAAGTATCTTACACTCCTCAACTGAATTTTACAGGAAAGGACCAGTTCGGTTATCAGGTATTGGATGCTAATGGCAATTGGACTAATATTGCCACAGTAGATATCATGACTTATGGGTTCTTTGTGCCTAATGTCTTCACGCCAAACGGAGATGGGAAAAATGATGAATTCGAAGTTGTTGGAACAGGGTATTATGATCGTATAGAGGTTCAGATATACAACAGATATGGCAAGATAGTCTACGAGAATGATAATTACAAGAACGATTGGAATGCTGAAGGTTGTTTGGATCAGACTTATTTTTATACGGTCACGGCACATAAAAGTGGAGAGGAATCTAAACGCAAAACGGGTTATGTACTGATTGCAAGAAGACTGGCACCATAA
- a CDS encoding Crp/Fnr family transcriptional regulator, with protein MSELFKQHLQKFIVTDEEKFQDILSFFELKTVKKKENILVEGQVCKFNYFVLSGCMRMFFINEKGVEHTTQFAIENWWITDNMAYEHQLPTEFYIQAVEDTVLLAIHAESQEKLLSRYPEVERYFRHIYQRAYAASQRRIKYIYDFSREELYNHFQLVNPQFVQRIPQYLIASYLGFTPEYLSEIRRKKRT; from the coding sequence ATGTCTGAATTATTTAAACAACATCTGCAGAAATTCATTGTAACTGACGAAGAAAAATTTCAGGATATACTATCTTTCTTTGAACTTAAAACAGTAAAGAAAAAAGAAAATATACTTGTCGAAGGTCAGGTCTGTAAGTTCAACTATTTTGTGCTTAGCGGTTGTATGAGAATGTTTTTTATCAACGAAAAAGGCGTCGAGCATACGACTCAGTTTGCCATTGAGAACTGGTGGATAACAGATAATATGGCCTATGAACATCAGCTGCCGACCGAATTTTATATTCAGGCTGTAGAAGATACCGTTCTGTTGGCCATACATGCGGAGTCGCAGGAAAAATTGCTGTCCCGCTATCCGGAAGTGGAACGCTATTTTCGGCATATATATCAGAGAGCATATGCTGCATCCCAGCGTAGGATCAAGTATATATATGATTTTTCCCGGGAAGAACTCTACAATCACTTTCAGCTTGTCAATCCTCAGTTTGTACAGCGTATTCCCCAATATCTTATCGCTTCTTATCTGGGCTTTACACCTGAATATTTGAGTGAGATCAGGCGTAAGAAACGAACTTAA
- a CDS encoding carboxymuconolactone decarboxylase family protein, producing the protein MSERINIAKLEPQGYKAMSALEQYIQASDVSKTHLELIKIRASQINGCAFCLDMHTKDALKKGETNQRIFLLNAWKETTLFTEEERVILSMTEEVTLIHEHGLSEATYLKAVELLGEQYVAQVLMVIVTINGWNRIAVSMQYQIPE; encoded by the coding sequence ATGAGTGAGAGAATTAATATTGCAAAGTTAGAGCCTCAGGGATATAAAGCAATGTCAGCTTTGGAGCAATATATTCAGGCTTCGGATGTGTCGAAAACACATTTGGAACTGATTAAAATCAGAGCTTCACAGATTAACGGATGTGCATTTTGTCTTGATATGCACACGAAAGATGCTTTAAAAAAAGGGGAAACAAATCAACGTATATTTCTGTTGAATGCCTGGAAGGAAACAACTTTATTTACAGAAGAAGAACGTGTCATTTTAAGTATGACGGAAGAAGTGACCCTGATTCATGAGCATGGACTTTCTGAAGCAACTTATCTCAAAGCGGTAGAATTATTGGGAGAGCAGTATGTTGCACAGGTACTCATGGTCATTGTGACAATAAACGGATGGAATCGTATAGCTGTCAGTATGCAGTACCAGATTCCGGAATAG
- a CDS encoding ClbS/DfsB family four-helix bundle protein, translated as MAIPTNKEQLLKAIKNNYDKLQKELTNISLAHTTMPELEGHAKGTYMSIHNLVSYLIGWGELVLKWNRKKDLQETVDFPETGYKWNQLGLLAQKFYKDYETIPYPELLKRLDTTAGDIIQLITRKTNHELYEEAWYEKWTLGRMIQFNTASPYTNATARIRKWKKLKGTAAH; from the coding sequence ATGGCTATTCCAACGAATAAAGAACAATTGCTAAAGGCAATTAAGAACAATTACGACAAACTACAGAAAGAGTTAACAAACATTTCTTTAGCACATACTACAATGCCTGAGCTGGAAGGACATGCTAAAGGCACTTACATGAGTATACACAATCTTGTTTCCTATCTGATTGGCTGGGGGGAGCTCGTTCTTAAATGGAACCGGAAAAAAGATCTTCAGGAGACAGTAGATTTTCCGGAGACCGGATATAAATGGAATCAGCTGGGACTACTTGCTCAAAAATTTTACAAAGATTATGAGACTATTCCTTATCCTGAATTGTTAAAACGTCTGGATACTACTGCAGGAGATATTATACAACTCATCACACGTAAAACAAATCATGAATTGTATGAAGAAGCCTGGTATGAAAAGTGGACATTGGGTCGTATGATCCAATTCAATACAGCCTCCCCATATACCAATGCAACAGCAAGAATACGTAAATGGAAAAAATTAAAAGGGACAGCAGCTCATTAA
- a CDS encoding DNA alkylation repair protein: MKDEKRKGARSAKDIPAEDLEQLNSGSIQSANLTEWLAIDQRILLVRVLSQLNREHYIVPVSEAIDKLQKQTVNTINETIGNTLLALSVAYSDLHIQQALKSHYSDMVRCWATYLTGSNENLSIAEKLEQIQFFAADSHFGVREIAWMAVRSSIIQHLEESIRVLTVWTAHENENIRRFASESIRPRGVWCAHIERLKKQPELGMPVLDQLKSDSSKYVRDSVGNWLNDASKHSSAFVLDTCSRWKIESPTKETLYILKKAMRTLNKQG, translated from the coding sequence ATGAAAGACGAAAAAAGAAAAGGGGCCAGATCTGCAAAAGACATTCCTGCAGAAGACCTGGAACAACTCAACAGCGGATCGATCCAATCCGCTAATCTGACGGAATGGCTCGCCATCGACCAGAGAATATTGCTGGTGCGCGTGCTGTCACAATTGAACAGGGAACATTATATAGTACCTGTATCCGAAGCGATAGATAAACTCCAAAAACAAACCGTAAATACCATTAATGAAACTATCGGGAATACACTTCTTGCTCTATCTGTAGCCTATTCAGATCTGCACATCCAACAGGCTTTAAAAAGCCATTACTCAGATATGGTCCGTTGCTGGGCTACCTATCTGACAGGTAGTAACGAGAATTTATCGATTGCAGAAAAACTGGAACAGATTCAGTTTTTTGCAGCAGACAGTCATTTTGGAGTAAGAGAAATTGCCTGGATGGCCGTTCGAAGCAGTATCATACAGCATCTGGAAGAGAGTATACGGGTGCTAACTGTCTGGACAGCTCATGAAAATGAAAACATAAGAAGATTTGCATCTGAATCCATCCGTCCGAGAGGAGTATGGTGTGCTCATATCGAAAGATTGAAGAAACAGCCCGAACTGGGAATGCCTGTACTCGATCAATTAAAATCGGATTCTTCTAAATATGTGAGGGACAGTGTTGGCAATTGGCTTAATGATGCCAGCAAACATAGTTCTGCATTTGTGCTGGATACCTGTTCGCGATGGAAGATTGAAAGTCCGACAAAAGAAACCCTTTACATCTTAAAAAAGGCTATGCGAACATTGAATAAACAAGGCTGA
- a CDS encoding peroxiredoxin-like family protein, translating into MSNLHEQTAALRAQINAQLPVSTVQAFEASLQDLKERKIASGIIRTGEKLPDFELPNVTNNTISSKQLLSNGKLIIVFFRGLWCPYCNLQIRELNNKLNLITDKNATLIAISPQSISHNNKMRMQNNLHFDLLTDKDNAYARRLGITFELQDFVKPYYEELGIDLAEFNENNLYELPVPAIFVVDTDHTIICIFADTDYTNRTDADLLIAKL; encoded by the coding sequence ATGAGTAATCTGCACGAACAAACAGCTGCGCTCCGCGCACAAATAAATGCTCAACTTCCGGTTTCCACAGTACAGGCATTTGAAGCATCATTACAGGATCTGAAAGAGCGTAAAATAGCATCCGGAATAATCCGTACCGGTGAAAAATTACCGGATTTTGAATTGCCAAATGTAACCAATAATACGATAAGTTCTAAACAACTCCTTTCGAATGGAAAACTAATTATAGTTTTTTTCAGAGGTTTGTGGTGTCCATATTGTAATCTTCAAATACGGGAGTTGAACAATAAACTGAATCTTATAACGGATAAAAATGCTACTTTAATAGCTATTTCTCCTCAATCCATATCTCACAACAATAAAATGAGGATGCAAAATAATCTTCATTTTGATCTCCTGACTGATAAGGATAATGCCTATGCCCGCAGGCTGGGTATTACTTTCGAACTACAGGATTTTGTAAAACCTTATTATGAAGAATTGGGAATTGATTTGGCAGAGTTTAATGAAAATAACTTGTACGAACTTCCTGTTCCTGCAATATTTGTAGTAGACACCGATCATACTATTATCTGTATATTTGCGGATACAGATTACACCAACAGGACAGATGCAGACCTGCTGATAGCAAAACTATGA
- a CDS encoding winged helix-turn-helix transcriptional regulator, which yields MKTKESTIIEKICPLEFAVNAISGKWKIPIVWQINEGKKRPSEFLRGIGTVDRRVLNQQLKEMEQSGILTKEQFAELPPRVEYSLTPIGEKLVEALWLLNDWGKVLLDREKPTAEIDNH from the coding sequence ATGAAAACAAAGGAATCAACGATTATAGAGAAAATTTGTCCCTTAGAATTTGCTGTCAATGCTATCAGCGGTAAATGGAAAATTCCTATTGTATGGCAGATTAATGAAGGTAAAAAAAGGCCAAGTGAATTTTTACGTGGTATTGGGACGGTTGACCGGCGGGTTTTGAACCAACAATTGAAAGAAATGGAGCAATCGGGAATACTGACGAAAGAGCAGTTTGCGGAATTGCCTCCCCGTGTAGAATATTCGCTTACACCAATCGGTGAAAAATTAGTAGAAGCCTTATGGTTGCTGAATGACTGGGGGAAAGTATTGCTTGATAGAGAAAAACCAACTGCAGAGATTGATAACCATTAA
- a CDS encoding porin, with protein sequence MRVIYAQVPDSTWGKDFENYPKFQFKGLFQARFTTSLNKDVDVGGLHHADHSGTDNTFALKYMRAQVQAKISKRTEVVALVNLADFKSDPKTKVLENAYLKYTFSPKIALTVGQFRPWFGIEETYPVDIIKSLDWSNQYFEFGKNGWTSFQLGASVGGTLHFGTMPFQYALSVVNGNGKNQISDNNNGKQYLSRMVFGLSRKYGVNLGVNGGVGDAFHKTVYALGADMTSNIALSSRWFLDMQVEAKQAVNHNLYFALGEDVRSPDINDYQMRGIYFLPNLRYEIKHKNLSAIEVSCRYEYLDVNFKKDKNPRETITPMFGLEFLKNYGARIQVGMQIDCYKHQIENTTTYNGNLFILQVQSRL encoded by the coding sequence GTGCGTGTAATATATGCTCAGGTTCCCGACAGTACATGGGGAAAAGATTTTGAAAATTACCCCAAATTTCAGTTTAAAGGATTGTTTCAGGCCAGGTTCACCACGAGTCTCAATAAAGATGTAGACGTAGGAGGCTTACATCATGCAGATCACTCCGGTACAGACAACACATTTGCATTGAAATATATGCGTGCGCAGGTCCAGGCCAAGATCAGTAAACGTACTGAAGTTGTTGCTTTAGTAAATCTGGCAGACTTTAAGTCTGATCCGAAGACAAAAGTACTGGAAAATGCATACCTCAAATACACCTTTAGTCCCAAAATAGCATTGACGGTAGGGCAGTTCAGACCCTGGTTTGGAATAGAAGAAACATATCCTGTAGATATTATCAAATCATTAGACTGGTCCAATCAGTATTTTGAATTTGGTAAAAACGGCTGGACAAGTTTTCAGCTTGGTGCTTCGGTAGGCGGTACCTTACATTTTGGAACTATGCCTTTCCAGTATGCCTTATCCGTTGTCAACGGTAATGGTAAAAATCAGATTTCTGATAATAACAACGGAAAACAATACCTGTCCAGAATGGTATTCGGGTTATCCCGTAAATATGGGGTCAATCTGGGTGTAAACGGTGGAGTCGGAGATGCTTTCCATAAAACTGTATATGCGCTGGGGGCTGATATGACCAGTAACATCGCTCTTTCTTCCCGCTGGTTTTTGGATATGCAGGTAGAGGCCAAACAAGCCGTCAATCACAACCTGTATTTTGCATTAGGGGAAGATGTACGTTCTCCTGATATCAATGATTATCAGATGCGGGGTATCTATTTTCTGCCAAATCTGCGGTATGAAATCAAACATAAGAATCTGAGTGCAATAGAAGTATCCTGTCGTTATGAATACCTGGATGTCAATTTCAAAAAGGATAAAAATCCGAGAGAAACCATTACGCCTATGTTTGGTCTGGAATTTCTTAAAAATTACGGTGCACGGATTCAGGTGGGTATGCAGATAGACTGCTATAAGCACCAGATCGAAAATACGACTACATACAATGGGAACCTGTTTATTTTGCAGGTACAAAGCAGACTTTAA